DNA from Papio anubis isolate 15944 chromosome 1, Panubis1.0, whole genome shotgun sequence:
CAGATGAGATCAATTAGGGGGAGAGAGTAGGGTAGGAAGAGAACCAAGAAGAAAAGCCAGGAACACTGTATTAAGGGAACCATGACACTGGGGAGCCAGAGACTGAGTCTGGAAGGGAGCAGACGGAGGAACAGAAGCAAAGGGAAACCTGGAGGGAAAGGGCACTGAGGAGGAGGGTGTTCTTCACAGAGTCAAAGTAAAGAGGGCAAGGATTTAGGAGTCACGATTTGCTACTGAGAGGCTTCTGTTGACCTTAGCCAAAGCTGTTTCCGTGGAGCGGGGAGAGCTAAGGGCCGTGTGGGTGGATATTCAATGGTAAAATCAGAAGTGGAAGCAGAAAATGAGCACTTCCACCAGGAAGGGGAAGTGAGCTGTGCGTAGGCACCACGAGAAGGAGGTGAAGTTCCAGGGGAGTTTTATGAGGTTGTGGTGAAATCAGCATTTTTGTAAGTCCGAAAGGGAGCAACCAGTGGAGAGTAGAGAGACTGACAAGAGACAACAGAAAGTAGATGACTGACGGGGCAAGTTCCTGCTGAAGGTGGGAGGAAAGAGATGCTCATAAAAGTGAATTACTGTTTCACCATGAAAAACATACATGAAATCATTTATACTGCCATTCCTTTATTAATTCAGTAAGTATTGAttaagtatctactatgtgccaggcactaaccTGGTGCTGGAAATAAGATAGGAAAAATTCCCACCCTATATTGTGTAAGttcattaactttaaaaaagagcaaaaccaaatccagaaacaaacacaaatttgGCCCCTGTCAGGCCAGCGCTAAAGGAGGCATGGTCTTGGAGGAAGTGTGTGTGACCTCCAGGCACTGGAGTCCCTCAGCAGGAATTGCTACTCATCTCAAAGGCAACACAGAAAGTGGCAGCTGGGACCAAGGATCCAGAATTTGAATACCCTCCTACCACATTCTATCAGAGAGTCCTTTAGGACTATGTTAATGTGAGAGAAAAAAACTTTACTTCAATGACAAGTTTTCACTATGAATGATTAGGAGAGTCTCCCTTCTCCTGAAACATTGCTGTTAGGGACAGAATGGAAAAGACTCCTGGACATATGGCCCAGAACTACAATGCATGTTAGATAGAAGAGGTACACGCCATGTGTCATAACTAGAAAGGAGAAACGCAGGCTTGCTGTGCTTAATGCACTCACAGCCTCAATAAAGACAAATGACAATAGGCAAAAGGATGATGACAGATGCTCATTTACATCAGTAAACCTGATATCGAAACCTTCAACCCTCTGAATAGCAAGTCACTGGTTCTTTTCTTTCACCTTCCCCCCAGCCCCTGCGCCAACCAATTTCATTCAGATACAGCTTAGCTGGACCAAATCTATCAAGTCATGCTTATCCTTAATCCTCATCAGAGTTCTTAAAGTCATCAAGTAACCATATTGATTtagaaagagaacaagaaaagcagagaagctgTGTTTTGACCTTTTTCCTGAAACATTGCTCTTAGACACATATGACCCAGAACTACAATGCATGTTAGATAGAAGAGGTACACGCCATGTGTCGTAACTAGAGAGGAGAAATACTAAATTCAGGAAAAGGGATTCACAGACAGTTTTAACAGAAAGACCCTTTGAAGTAATTGACTGGGATCTTATTTGACAGGATGAAAATAATCAATCACAAGGCTACCTGACGGATGCTCAGCTTAGTATCTGGGTGCGCTGCAACCCCacctaacatttttttctattatgccATGTAACCATATTCCCATATTGagttacattttcaaatacatgACTTTTCCAGTGAATAATTGAGAGAATTCCTTTTCTGAAAAACTGCCCACATGGAATGGATAAATGAGCGCTTGCACCAAAGAAGATGCCAACATCAGACTGCAAATCTCTAAGACAGACTTAAGACAAAAAGTTCTGAAGTGAAAAGTTATCTTTGTTCACACTGTGGATTATTCAGGTTTCTTGCTTTCCCctgagacacatttttaaaaactgactttattttttagagcaattttagatTCATGGCAAATTTGAGTGAAAGATACAGAGATTTCCCGTGTACTCCCTGACCGTCACATACATAGCCTCTCCCATTATCAaaatcccccaccagagtggttcATCTGTTACAATTGAAtgtacactgacacatcattccCCAAAGTCCATAGCTTACACTGCTGTTTCACGTTCTACCACTTTGGACAATTTTATGAGGACACAGATCCACTATTATGGTATCATATAGAGTAGTTCCACTGTCCTAAGAATCTTCTGTGATCATCTATTCATTCCTCCTTTCTCCCGAACTCGGGCAACCACTGGTCTTTTtaactgtctccatagttttgccttctcGAGAATGTCATGGTTGGTAACATATGGTATGTAGCCCTTTCTGGTTGGCTTTTGTTACTTAGTGATGCACGCTTAAGGTTCCTTCATATCTTTTCGTGGCTggacagctcatttctttttagcattggataatattccattgtctagatGTACCACTGACATCTACcttaaatcttttgcccatttcatTTTTACCCTCTAACCATTTCAttactaaaacacaaaacaaactctGGAAAGGAGTTTGTTGATGAGAAAACACTGAAAGTAAGATTTAAATTGAGGAATGGAGATTTTCTGTGGATAATTATCTGTGTTCCACTTTAccaaagaaaacatgaatttCAAGTAGTGCATAAAGTAATTCTCCTTAAAAAATGTGGGAATAAAGAAATCAGTCCTGGATACTGGGAATATAGTTATCTCTCAGAAAAATCTTGCCCACAAAATGCATCAGACTGAGATGAAATACTCTAGggtatattaaattttattctactactgaagggagaaaaaaaaggaaggaaagaaaaatgaagcaggatGAAAAATAAGgtgattgagagagagaaaagacagagaaacttGTTAACTACAGGACTTTCTGAGcaagatatttttcttccttttacaagTTAGAAGCTATTGAATAATTCATGCCAAGCGTGGAAAGGCTGTCTTTTCCCTGGGTGATGTATAACTAAGCAGGAGAGAGCTTCGAGTGGGTTCACCACATCAGCCACCACTCTTGCCTCTGAGCACAGGGTGCTCTCCTCTTGAGCTCAGCTTCTGCTTTTGCAGCCAAGCAttcttgctgctgctgcctgCCTGCCCACCCGCCTGGGCTTGCAGCCCGCCACTTTACTTTCTCCAGCCCTGATACCAGCTGAAAGTCTCCCTGCAGCTGCTAGTTCCTGTCCAGGACCATGTGTGTGGATGCTGCTTGGGAGAAGTGGGCACTTGCTCCTGGCACTGATCCCAGTTGAGTTTCTCCTGTTGATTTCTGGACCACTGATGCTGTTGCTGAGGAGGTATTTTCTGGCATCCCTCCCTCTGAGACACCGGCTAAGGACCAGCCCAAACGCAAGGTACCCTTCATCTCTTTTCCATGGGATTTTCCCCAGCTGGGATATCTCTGCTTTCTCCTGGAACTAGGTCCTCCTGCTGgcaatatttctctctctctctctctctctctctctctctgtgtgtgtgtgtgtgtgtttgtgtgtgtgtgtgtgtgttgagggagaagaggagactGTTTTGGGTATTGCTCTGTCCTAGGGCTTCCCCAATGCCTCCTGAATGCAATGCAAAGTGGCCTTTCCCCTGGCTCTGGAGACATTTCCgaggcaggcacctgtcatctgCCACCCCCGTCCTCCTCGAGctccctttctccccctcccccagcccattATTCTGCTTCAGCCTTTTGTGTCGGTGGCAGAGGGCTGAAGGGTTGTCTTTGCCCTTCTGGCAGGCAGGAAAGTGTCAGGATGGACCGAGCTGCCGGAAGCCGACGCTAGCGAGGGAGGTGTGAAGAGTTGGCCAGAATGACCAACTCCTCCTCCAcatccacctcctccaccaccGGGGGCTCGCTGCTGCTGCTCTGCGAGGAAGAGGAGTCGTGGGCGGGCCGGCGCATCCCAGTGTCACTCCTGTATTCGGGCCTGGCCATCGGGGGCACGCTGGCCAACGGCATGGTCATCTATCTCGTGTCGTCCTTCCGAAAGCTGCAGACCACCAGCAACGCCTTCATCGTGAACGGCTGCGCCGCCGACCTCAGCGTCTGCGCCCTCTGGATGCCGCAAGAGGCGGTGCTCGGGCTCCTGCCCGCCGGCTCTGCGGAGCCCCCCGCGGACTGGGACGGCGCTGGGGGCAGCTACCGCTTGCTACGGGGTGGGCTGCTGGGCCTCGGACTCACGGTGTCCCTCCTCTCCCATTGCCTCGTGGCCCTGAACCGCTACCTGCTCATCACccgggcgcccgccacctaccAGGCGCTGTACCAGAGGCGCCACACGGCGGGCATGCTGGCGCTGTCCTGGGCGCTCGCCCTGGGCCTCGTGCTGCTGCTCCCGCCCTGGGCACCGCGGCCCGGCGCCACGCCACCGCGCGTCCACTACCCGGCGCTGCTGGCCGCCGCGGCTCTGCTGGCGCAGACGGCGCTGCTGCTGCACTGCTACCTGGGCATCGTGCGCCGCGTGCGTGTCAGCGTCAAGCGGGTCAGCGTGCTCAACTTCCACCTGCTGCACCAGTTGCCCGGctgcgccgccgccgccgccgcctttCCGGGCGCCCAGCACGCGCCGGGCCCCGGTGGCGCCGCGCACCCGGCGcaggcccagcccctgcctcccgcTCTGCACCCGCGGCGGGCACAGCGGCGTCTCAGCGGCCTGTCGGTGCTGCTGCTCTGCTGCGTCTTCCTGCTGGCCACGCAGCCGCTGGTGTGGGTGAGCCTGGCCAGCGGCTTCTCGCTGCCGGTGCCCTGGGGAGTGCAGGCAGCCAGCTGGCTCCTGTGCTGCGCCCTGTCAGCGCTCAACCCGTTGCTCTACACGTGGAGGAACGAGGAGTTCCGCCGCTCCGTGCGCTCAGTCCTGCCGGGCGTCGGCGACGCGGCGGCCGCTGCGGTTGCCGCCACGGCCGTGCCCGCAGTGTCCCAGGCGCAACTGGGCACCCGCGCCGCGGGCCAGCACTGGTAACCTAGCCGGGGCCCGAGGGAAGCGGAGATCCCCGGCTTCCAACGTCCCTGGTCACCGTCGCCTCCTTCCCTCCTAAGGCATCCCCTGCCAGAACGAAGACTCCCGCCGCGAAGCCCCGTAGATCAGGGGAAAATGTGACCTTCGACCCCAGCGGGCTACCTGAACCAAGGCCTCTCCCTAAGTGGGACGCCCGACGTCAGTTTGGACGGCCACCTGATTTTTAccctttgtttctgtgttttagaGAAATCCTAAATCAAAACACCAGGGACTTCAAGAACTTGCAAACTGGCGTTTTAAAATAACCGGTTAATTTATTTCGACAtagtttgtttttgaaaaagagCTTTCATAATGTATAACCCTTCCCTCTTTCATCGTCTTATATATGAAGCGCCTTGAGTGTGCATGAGCCAAAGGAAATAACattgaagaaggaaaacaatatGTAGAAAGTATTTTAGAAAGTAACCTGTCTTTGATGATGCTTCTCTTATcatttagtttttgtatattaacctggAGCAGTGAAGCCCTAGGTGTGCCCACCAGTATGAGTTGCCATTAAGACCTCAAGCCCTTTATTCTTAAAAGGGTTTTTAATAAAGTCTTTCTCAAATGAGGTAGAATCTTAgccagtgagaaaaaaaaaattactttatgcTCCTTTTGTTGCACTCCTAAGACTGAAAATTGGCGTTGAGTGTTAAAGTGAAAATTTTCCAGTTTGATAATTGATGGTCGGAGTCAGCACtggaattttgaaaacaaataaggTGATTATCTATTTTAGGTACCATTTCACATTTTCTATAGCATGCACACTTGTTGCTACCCTCATTTTGTAACCAATTTATTTGCCTTATGAATGTGATTGCAGCTTTGAACATTCTGTACTATAATGGTTGCTAAGAAGAATAAgtccttctgttttctctttaacatttaaaatatctcaatGCACATGATATAATTAAACACTAATAATACCATGACTGCATAGCTAATATTAGCTGCTATTGCATGCTCCTAGATGCTAGAACTTATTGGGCATGTGGTATACTAAAGCGATACCCGTTAGACAAGGACATTTTACTTCTTCCAGACACCAGAAGAAATGGCcttcaattatttgaaaagagACACAGACACCTCTGGCTACCTAGAGTTCTTCCTGTCTTGACCCAATTTATGAGAAAGCTCCCAGTTGGGACTTTAGCTCACAAATGGAATCACAGTCAGGATGGAtcagtaatatggtttggctcagcAAAGCCAGCTGTGCTCTTTTAGGGTTTAAACAAGCCACACGTTAGAAAGCAACACTGTTTTTATGTAGTTCATATCTATTACCATGACATTTAACATTAATATTGTGTATGTTGAAGGAGGTATGATAAACTCAGTCATATATAGTGAACAattcaaatgggaaaatattctaaaacatattATTTGAGATTTGTCATATTCATCTTTGGTTTACTAAGTTTActtagaaatatttgaaatgcaaAATTGTGTGAAATCACCTTATCAAATTAAAATGGGaggaaagtaattttaataatcatATGTCAGCATTCTGACTACTCACCACATAAAATCTGGGCCCAAACAGCCTCAGTTAACTGCATAATTCAGGAACAAAACCAGCTTGCTTTGTTGCACACCTGGGTAATTTAAGCCAGGATATTAGGACCACTTGTTGTACATTTGAATAATTATGGAAGTTGGGACAAATATGTTCACCACCAACAATCAGCTGTCATTTTATTAATCTATCCCTTTTGTGCATGCACCATTTCTCTCTTACTAAGGTTTCATCTGTTCACATTTTCCTTGATTCAAATATTAAAGTTCAGACAACCattctgagttttttttcttctgtctctggtTTCCTTGCACACCTCCTTGAGAACACTATAACAGAGGATATGGTATTCCAAAGCACTAGTGATGAAAGTAACTTCTTCTTGCTGGCTTTATCTAATTTtagtttctaaaattatttctactttatataatgaaataaggCCCACATACCAGCATTAAAGAGAAATAGGTAAGATTTCCTTTCTGTAAGTGTTGGGGAATAGGTTACAACAACAACAGAGAACTGAGAATTTTCCTTTTGGGGCAGGGCTGGAGCGGGGATGCTTTTCTAAGTCTCTGTCAAAAAGGTCTTCTTTTAATTAGACCTTTATCTCTGTTTCTCACTGTAAGTGGCTGTGAATGACTTCCCCCGCTATTCCTATAAACATCTGCCACACATATGAAGTCAGCTTTCCAAGTGTATACCCGGTATCTTGCAATGTTTCTGGCTAGCACTGAGAATCATCTTATACTGGCTCCATGCCATATGGGAGACCTACTTTAGCTTAATTTACTGATAATTAACTCCACAGGACTGATTCACTTTTAATTTCAAGGTAGTAATGATGTGTCTAAAAATGGTTTACCAGGGCACTAGCTGTGAGTGTTGGAGTTACTGGTTTTACAAATTAGCAGAGATCGTGTTTTTGTTCAAATGAAACCACATATTATCCACTCAGgaacaaaaaaaatcctaattgCTGTTGTGGGCTGCCCTATTTtgccttttctgcttttttctccctttagATATATGCCTGTTAAGACATATAGCACCCGCCCGTCTCCCCCTTGCGTTTTAAATGGCTAAATTCTAGGATGTAATAGGTATTACCCCTAGCACTTTCCTTCTTCCAAATTGTAGTCTGTTAATAAACAAGAATTGTTTTTCACAACAGCATCCACAGGTGATCTTTGTTTTAAACAGGACAGGGAGAGTTCCAAGATCAGACAAGTTTTCCTGTGTCTCAGAATTATGgggaaagatttctacaatgggggtattgttgttgttgttgttgttgttgttttcaggaGGACCCAGTTGGAGGGTAGAGTGGGGctgaggaagggggaaggggctTATTTTAATCCGCACATACAGAAAGTCCTTGAAAAAATCAGCTTACCAATGGAACGTCGGTTTGCTTTAAACTCATGGGCAATGCAACCTTGTTTTTCTGATAATAACCACATTGGTCAACTTCACTGTCTCATGTGTGACcttcattctgtctcccagcatTCAGACAGTGCTCATCTGGATCTTTAGTAGTGCTAGGAGCTGACTTGACAAAGGACATCAGTGGCATAAATTAAATTCAAGAACACTGAGAAAAATTGTAGATATCCCCTACTTTTGAGTCCTGTCCTTAAAGTTTGTGGTAGCCGGGCCAAGAGTGGAGCTCCAGATGGCGCTCTCAGTCTGCAGGAACAAGGAGGAGGgaccctttcttcctccctcccttttaaCATCGCAAGGGTCCTCATGCATAGGTGCATGACTCAGCCCACAATTCCAAGTTCTGCCTACATCCTTCCCTCATCTAGCCACCTTGCCCACTTCTGGGAGCTCATGGTGCACAAACAGGGGCCAGAGCATGCCCTGGGAGTGGCCTCGAGCCATTTGGGCGTGGAATTCCTGGGTTCCAAGTACCAGCTCCTGTTGAGGGAGGCACTGGCTCTGAGTGGGCACATTTCATTGGGACTTCTTTGCCTTTGGGAAGGGTAGCCAGAAAAGGGCAGAAGCAGAGTTGTTAAGGCCTGAGACCCAGGCTGGGTTCCCACATTATCTAAAGGCAATACTGCTTTCAATACTGCTTGCACATAGACCCTCTCAAGGCATCCTTTCCTAGCCCCTCTCATCTTCAGGGACTCCTTAAACAGGTGCCACACAATGAGTTTGCCCAGATACTTAATCGTATCCTGCCTAATGCAATAGTTGAGGAGGATGGTGAGGAGGGAGTAGGATGGATTTATATAAAACAAGAAGTTGGATATTGATGATTGTGGAAGGGGAGTGATGAGTACATGGGGATGCATTGCATAGTTTTCTCCACTTTTGTGGTGTATCTTTGAAATTTGTCATAATGATAAGTTAAAAAAAGTGAagctaaactaaaaaaaaaaaagataaagaagaaaggagaaaagtaaaaaaagaaaagaaactaacattCCTATGGTCACAGAATGATTAAATGGAGGGGCTGGGATTCAAATCTTTGACTCCAGAGCATGAAGCTGTAAATACTGGGCTGTaggataaaataagaattttaaagtcAAGAGTAAAATTCTCTCCATGATGTGGCCATTGCCTAACTTCCCAAATCCATCTTTCCCGTACGTACTTGCATCCTTGGCTGGTTGATGTGTACACTACCTTTGAAACGTGGCCCATGTTCTGCGTCTGAGCCTTGGGGTATCCAAAGACATTCCTGGGATGTCTTAACTTTTCGTCGCTTATCCGGGCTCCATCCTGCTTTCCAGGAAGACTCATTTAGTTTCTGTCTCCTCATTAGAGCTCCCACCACAACCATAAGCTCTGCCTCCAAACAACTGCCTGTACCACTTTGTTCTGACCACGTATCCCCTTCTCCTATTATCTCTTTCTCAATGTACATGTCTTGTCTTCAAAAACAGATAGAAaacggttttttgttttgttttcatttttcaattcctttgACTTTTAAGGGCAAATACTGTCTTCTATCTTTTTGTAACCAGTTCTCTGAAATATACCATATATTTAATACACGTGTATAGTTGAagacagtaattttaaaagaaaaggtttGGTCCTTTCCcttgaatgtttatttttctcttagtgAATTAGACCCAAGAATAAATCCTAGCTCCCGCCTTATATCTTACCAAAGGATATTCCAGAGTAATACCGTGTGGGATTATCAGCCGGGCGTATAAGTCACTTGCTGTTGGTGCTGTCAGTGATGGTGATTTGCCAGAATGCTGGGAGAAATAACTATGGGAATGTCTTTTGTCTTTACAATTCTTTGTCACTTCAAAGCCTGATCGGCCTGAAAAAAGTACTAGAGATCATCTGGCTCCTTGCTATTTTTATTAGATAGAAAgtgctttaatttttaatctttcctgGTATAAATTAGGCTCCTttaccatttttctattttcagggaGTAGAAAAGTATGTAGTATCCTTCGTATCGTAATGCTGTAACAGATACTCTGCTTTTAGCTAAATGAAAGTTCTATGAAATATTGGCATGGTTGAATCTGCAATTACTACAAAAATTTGCCAttgtgaaagttttatttttaaagtgacattATTTTTTCTACCTGAAGATTAAAGTCCGTTTTCCTAGAAAAGTTGTAAAGTACAGAAACGTAAAAAGATACCATCCAAAGTTCCACTTCCCAAAGACAATCACCCTTGACATTTTGCTGTATTCACCTACTCTTTTTACTCTTTCCTATGTAAACTTAATTGTACATAATTATGATCAGAAATTATATGCtgacatatgtatttttatgtgtgtgtgtgtactcaccTATATAAAAACAGTGTAAGCTAATGAAGATGTTACAAAGTGGGGCCTAGGGACAGATAGTATTTGCCACTAATGctcataaaaattagaatatgttCAGCTACAAATAACAAACTACCTAACTGAAAATGCTTTAAACACCGATGACATTTAAATGTAACACAAAAGAAGTCTGGAGGTAGATGCTTTCAGAATTTGATTAGTAGCATAATGACTAGCAACAAGTAGCCTAACAGTTGTAGGTTGACCAGCTGTCACTAGCGCaagtggagaggggaggagggagagaccaCATCTCTTGCCTTCAAAACCTTGTTAAATTAGTTCCACCCTGTTGAAAGACTTGAACTAATGGCTACTTTCTATTTACTAGGTAACTCACTTGACCTCCAAGGGGTAAATTAAAACATGGGGCaagtgggcacagtggctcacgcctgtaatcctagcactctggggggccaaggcaggtggatcagttgaggtcaggagttcaaaaccaacctggccaacatggtgaagtcccatctttactaaaaatacaaaaaattaccagagtgtggtggcgcacgcctgtaatcccagctactcagcctttcagaaggctgaggcaggtgaatcgcttgaacccgggtggtggaggttgcagtgagctgaaatcccgccactgcactccagcctgggaaatagagtgagactctgtctcaaaaacaaaaacaaacaatcaaaaacaaaaatgagaaaaccatGGGACAAGAAGCCAGGGGTGTGAAGCAAAAATTCCTCTTCGTGGAGACCAGACAAGTGAGGAAATGTCATTTTCCTCTCAAAAGACACACCCTGTGATTTTGAACCAGGATGCGGTCAGGAGTGGCAGGCTGACTTATGGTGGAGGGACTCAGATGAGCCATGGACCTGCTTTTCTATCCAGTTTTATCAGGGGAAATTCCTCTCAGTTTTTGGCCATAGGTAAACTGCCAGTTGTATCAGGGAGCTTTACCCAGTTATCATTTAAAATAGACCCTAAGTGCACACTTAAGCTACACACAAGTGTAGTCTCCAGATCTGGGAAAGAATAATTTTGGTCATATTTAAAGTGTAATTGAAAAAGGAGATGATGAGCTTGGAGAAGAGAAgactaaatggaaaaatgaagttattttcaaatatttgaaagactGGCAAGTGGAATAATAATGCTGGCTTCCATTTGTTGATAACATACTATGTGTCACACACTGGGCTGTGCACTTTATGTACATTACCTCATCAAACTGTACAACAACCCTATAAGAGAGATACTATGATTTCAGTTTTATAGTcaaaaatcttgttttttttgaaGCTAGACTTGCCTAATGTCACTGGCAAGGGAAAGAGATGATAGTCAAGCTCAAGTCCAGCTGACTCAAAAGCCCGGGCTTGTGAACACATCAAACTAGAGAAGAGGGGGGAAAGGTGTGGTGTGAGGTTCAAAAAgcaaaatttggccaggcacagtggttcatgcccgtaatcccagcactttgggaggtcaaggtggaaggattatttgaggccaggagttcaagaccagcctgagcaacatagtgagacccccatctttacaaaaaaaacaaacaaaaaaaaaaacaaaaaaaaaaccccacaaaaattagctgagagtagGGGCATAtcctgtattcctagctattgcttgagcccacgagttcgaggttgctgtgagctatgatcacctcattgcactccagcctgagtgacagagtaagatccagtgtcttaaaataataataataataaaagcaatttttaactCAGTGGGTAGGAGACAGATTTCAGCTTAATTTGAGAAATAACTTTATAGATGCTGAAAATACTACGGGCTGTCTCAGGAGAT
Protein-coding regions in this window:
- the GPR88 gene encoding probable G-protein coupled receptor 88 — encoded protein: MTNSSSTSTSSTTGGSLLLLCEEEESWAGRRIPVSLLYSGLAIGGTLANGMVIYLVSSFRKLQTTSNAFIVNGCAADLSVCALWMPQEAVLGLLPAGSAEPPADWDGAGGSYRLLRGGLLGLGLTVSLLSHCLVALNRYLLITRAPATYQALYQRRHTAGMLALSWALALGLVLLLPPWAPRPGATPPRVHYPALLAAAALLAQTALLLHCYLGIVRRVRVSVKRVSVLNFHLLHQLPGCAAAAAAFPGAQHAPGPGGAAHPAQAQPLPPALHPRRAQRRLSGLSVLLLCCVFLLATQPLVWVSLASGFSLPVPWGVQAASWLLCCALSALNPLLYTWRNEEFRRSVRSVLPGVGDAAAAAVAATAVPAVSQAQLGTRAAGQHW